A single region of the Coregonus clupeaformis isolate EN_2021a unplaced genomic scaffold, ASM2061545v1 scaf0069, whole genome shotgun sequence genome encodes:
- the LOC121556176 gene encoding zinc finger CCCH domain-containing protein 14 isoform X6 — protein MEIGTEISKKIRAAIKGKLQELGAYVDEELPDYIMVMVANKKTSQQMSDDLSLFLGNNTIKFTVWLHGVLEKLRSVAVEPASLRPQLYSDTGTSAGKSEWKGEESKGLAVSSSRSDRTETRVSSSAHEHRVSSDKTSSSRLTSMVKPLMDPPSSEAVIDIKPELDDDLMGEDPVDMGVLPGRLRGSTSGGGGGRASAQIYRPPQGRSSSGTGRSTDAYRPSEGSSGSHSRQQQHGSYHLDSRSSRDSRTYRDGGGSRHQEEASRKRKAPVVSSVVRVNQSADGGRDSDEEEEDDEEDEGYGVKNLSSRVSLPSKPERKPTLPPAKQANKNLLMRAMSEAQISINKTAAYPPIPQRQTVPVAPRTRSASDEMNAAIQLVQEHLHGLVPRGQTYTPSEPPTSRQLDQSRSLASRLQLALPEDNMRAQHSDYLALEVAEGSVLRPFDTRSFITRRPELGEEVLPVRSRLGQLDKVPMTSRLGLEEVAPPMRSGLEEVAPPMRSRLGLEEVEPPMRSRQEETIVPMRSRLGAMVKEEIQPATPRMVQPASSEKAEAVGSASPKFIVTLDGVPSPLGNLGDCDMEADDSYPKPAKTPMPDPSIHLRTKPKLSIHHRLQGEPQYPDEAGMETEEAGPVKRRKVLERCKFWPVCKSGDDCVYLHPTTQCKTFPSCKFGDKCLFVHPNCKFDGKCSKPDCPFTHVSRRGPAPYTPPVRPAPSPQSSSVCRFFPECKKMDCAFHHPKPCRFGAQCKRAGCTFYHPTASVPPRHALKWTKAQNS, from the exons ATGGAGATCGGCACAGAGATAAGCAAGAAAATACGG GCTGCTATCAAGGGAAAGCTTCAAGAACTCGGTGCCTATGTCG atGAAGAGTTACCAGACTATATCATGGTGATGGTGGCCAACAAGAAGACTTCCCAGCAGATGTCTGATGACCTGTCCCTCTTCCTCGGCAACAATACCATCAAGTTTACTGTCTG GTTACATGGAGTCCTGGAGAAACTGAGGTCTGTGGCAGTAG AACCGGCGTCCCTGAGGCCTCAGCTGTACTCCGACACTGGCACCTCGGCAGGGAAGAGCGAATGGAAGGGGGAGGAGTCAAAGGGCCTTGCGGTGTCCAGCTCACGCTCTGATAGGACAGAGACCCGCGTGTCAAGCTCCGCCCATGAGCACAG GGTCTCCTCAGACAAGACCTCCTCGTCCCGCCTCACCTCCATGGTCAAGCCCCTGATGGACCCTCCCTCCTCTGAGGCCGTCATTGACATCAAGCCCGAGCTAGACGATGACCTTATGGGCGAGGACCCCGTGGACATGGGCGTCCTCCCGGGTCGCCTGCGTGGATCCACctccggaggaggaggagggcgggCATCTGCTCAGATCTACCGGCCGCCCCAGGGCAGGTCCTCCTCGGGGACAGGCAGGTCGACGGACGCCTATAGGCCCTCAGAGGGGTCCTCTGGGTCtcacagcaggcagcagcagcatggAAGCTATCACCTGGACAGTAGGAGCAGCAGAGACAGCAGGACATACAGAGATGGAGGGGGAAGCAGG CATCAGGAGGAGGCTTCGAGGAAGCGCAAGGCCCCGGTGGTGAGCTCTGTGGTGCGGGTGAACCAGTCAGCAGACGGGGGTCGAGacagtgatgaggaggaggaggacgacgaggagGATGAAGGATATGGGGTCAAGAACCTGTCCAGCAGAGTGTCCCTGCCTTCCAAACCAGAACGCAA ACCCACCCTGCCCCCGGCCAAACAGGCCAACAAGAACCTGCTGATGAGGGCTATGTCTGAGGCCCAGATCTCCATCAACAAGACTGCAGCCTACCCACCTA TACCACAGAGACAGACGGTTCCGGTGGCACCCAGGACCCGTTCAGCCAGTGATGAGATGAACGCAGCCATCCAGCTGGTTCAGGAGCACCTCCACGGCCTGGTCCCCAGGGGGCAGACTTACACCCCCTCAGAGCCCCCCACCTCCAGGCAGCTAG ATCAGTCCCGGTCCCTGGCCTCACGGCTGCAGTTAGCCTTGCCAGAAGATAACATGAGAGCACAGCACAGTGACTATTTAG CTCTAGAGGTGGCCGAGGGGAGTGTTCTGAGGCCTTTTGACACCCGCTCCTTCATCACGAGGAGGCCTGAGCTGGGGGAGGAGGTGCTTCCTGTCAGGAGCAGACTGGGACAACTGGACAAG GTGCCTATGACGAGTAGGCTGGGGCTAGAGGAGGTGGCACCTCCTATGAGGAGTGGACTGGAGGAGGTGGCACCTCCTATGAGGAGTAGACtgggactggaggaagtggaacctCCTATGAGGAGTAGACAGGAGGAGACTATAGTGCCTATGAGGAGCAGGCTGGGAGCCATGGTCAAGGAGGAGATCCAGCCAGCTACTCCACGCATGGTGCAGCCAGCCAG CAGTGAGAAGGCTGAAGCCGTGGGGTCAGCCAGTCCTAAGTTCATTGTGACCCTGGATGGGGTTCCTAGCCCCCTGGGTAACCTAGGAGACTGTGACATGGAGGCAGATGACAGTTATCCTAAACCAGCCAAGACCCCCATGCCTGACCCCTCCATCCACCTCAGAACAAAACCCAAACTCAGCATCCACCACAGACTGCAGGGGGAGCCACAATACCCTGACG AAGCAGGGATGGAGACGGAGGAGGCGGGTCCTGTGAAGAGACGGAAGGTTCTGGAGCGGTGCAAGTTCTGGCCTGTCTGTAAGAGTGGAGACGACTGTGTCTACCTTCACCCTACTACACAGTGCAA AACCTTCCCCAGCTGTAAGTTTGGGGACAAATGCCTGTTCGTCCATCCTAACTGTAAGTTTGACGGCAAGTGTTCCAAACCAGACTGCCCCTTCACTCACGTCAGCCGCAGAGGACCCGCCCCCTACACCCCCCCAGTCAGACCAG ctccttcacctcagtcCAGCAGTGTGTGTCGTTTCTTCCCAGAGTGTAAGAAGATGGACTGCGCTTTCCATCACCCCAAG CCTTGTCGGTTTGGAGCCCAGTGTAAACGTGCTGGCTGCACCTTCTACCACCCCACTGCCTCAGTCCCTCCCAGACACGCCCTCAAGTGGACTAAGGCCCAGAACAG CTAG